Proteins from one Bos indicus x Bos taurus breed Angus x Brahman F1 hybrid chromosome 19, Bos_hybrid_MaternalHap_v2.0, whole genome shotgun sequence genomic window:
- the GPATCH8 gene encoding G patch domain-containing protein 8 isoform X3 — MGMGRMEMELDYAEDATERRRVLEVEKEDTEELRQKYKDYVDKEKAIAKALEDLRANFYCELCDKQYQKHQEFDNHINSYDHAHKQAGTQDYYESEIIADVLKANPSNLEAQITRRLKDLKQREFARNVSSRSRKDEKKQEKALRRLHELAEQRKQAECAPGSGPMFRPTTVAVDEEAGDDEKDESATNSGTSTAAACGLGSEFSTDKGGPFTAVQITNTTGLAQAPGPASQGISFGIKNNLGTPLQKLGVSFSFAKKAPVKLESIASVFKDHAEEGTSDDGTKADEKGADQGLQKVGDSDGSSNLDGKKEDEDPQDGGSLASTLSKLKRMKREEGAGATEPEYYHYIPPAHCKVKPNFPFLLFMRASEQMEGDNSTHPKNALDSKKSSSPKPKGCIKVTASQGPEKTVSEVSEQQMETSAAEPSEPGSKAETKKPSGGDVSEHSLEIQSQKDSEIQMCESDPHKETSRATPAGRESREGPKHPTGPFFPVLSKDESTALQWPSELLIFTKAEPSISYSCNPLYFDFKLSRNKDARAKGTEKPKDIGGSSKDHLQGLDPSELHKSQEEEESVQHSSGGRIDAPASGAACSGLNKQEPGGSHGSETEDTGRSLPSKKERSGKSHRHKKKKKHKKSSKHKRKHRADPEEKSSKAESGEKSKKRKKRKRKKNKSSAPADSERGPKPEPPGSGSPAPPRRRRRAQDDSQRRSLPAEEGSSGKKDEGGGSGSAQDHSGRKHRGEPPASSCQRRAGTKRSSRSSHRSRPSSGDEDSDDASSRRLHQKSPSQYSEEEEEEEEEEEESGSEHSRSRSRSGRHHSSRHSSRRSYSSSSDASSDQSCYSRQHSYSDDSYSDYSDRSRRHSKRSHDSDDSDYASSKHRSKRHKYSSSDDDYSLSGSQSRSRSRSHTRERSRSRGRSRSSSCSRSRSKRRSRSTTAHSWQRSRSYSRDRSRSTRSPSQRSGSRKGSWGHESPEERRSGRRDFIRSKIYRSQSPHYFRSGRGEGPGEKKKEDGRGDDGKGIGPPSQNSSVGPGRGSEGDCSPEDKNSVTAKLLLEKIQSRKVERKPSMSEEVLATPNKAGLKLKDPPQGYFGPKLPPSLGNKPVLPLIGKLPATRKPNAKKCEESGLERGEEQEQSETEEGPPGNSDAPFGHQFPSEETAGPLSDPPPEEPKSEEATADHPVAPLGTPVHSDCYPGDPSISHNYLPDPSDGDTLESLDSGSQPGPVESSLLPIASDLEPFPGYAPPSGEPSIESVDGAEDASLAPLESQPITFTPEEMEKYSKLQQAAQQHIQQQLLAKQVKAFPASAALAPATPALQPIHIQQPATASATSITTVQHAILQHHAAAAAAAIGIHPHPHPQPLAQVHHIPQPHLTPISLSHLTHSIIPGHPATFLASHPIHIIPASAIHPGPFTFHPVPHAALYPTLLAPRPAAAAATALHLHPLLHPIFSGQDLQHPPSHGT; from the exons GCAGGCACACAGGATTATTATGAATCTGAGATAATAG CTGATGTATTGAAAGCAAATCCTTCTAATTTGGAAGCCCAGATCACAAGA AGATTGAAAGATCTCAAGCAGAGAGAGTTTGCTCGAAATGTCTCCTCAAGATCCCGCAAGGAtgagaagaaacaggagaaagcCCTACGGCGGCTCCACGAGTTGGCAGAGCAAAGAAAACAAGCTGAATG TGCACCTGGAAGTGGTCCCATGTTCAGACCAACCACAGTGGCTGTAGATGAAGAAGCTGGAGATGATGAGAAGGATGAATCAGCAACAAACAGTGGCACAAGTACCGCTGCTGCTTGTGGCCTGGGATCTGAATTCTCCACGGATAAAGGAGGCCCATTCACTGCAGTACAAATCACTAATACCACTGGGCTGGCACAGGCTCCTGGGCCAGCCTCTCAAGGCATCAGCTTTGGCATTAAGAATAATCTGGGGACCCCACTACAAAAATTGGGAGTGTCATTTTCCTTTGCCAAGAAGGCTCCTGTCAAACTCGAATCAATAGCATCAGTTTTCAAGGACCACGCAGAGGAAGGGACCTCTGATGATGGAACAAAAGCTGATGAAAAGGGTGCAGACCAAGGACTGCAGAAGGTGGGAGATTCTGATGGTAGCAGTAATCTCGATGGTAAAAAAGAGGATGAAGACCCTCAGGACGGAGGGTCCCTTGCCTCAACATTATCtaagttaaaaagaatgaagcgaGAAGAAGGAGCTGGGGCTACAGAGCCAGAGTATTACCACTACATCCCCCCAGCACACTGCAAAGTAAAAcctaattttccttttctgctctttATGAGAGCCAGTGAACAAATGGAAGGTGATAATAGTACACACCCAAAGAATGCCCTAGACAGCAAAAAAAGTAGTTCTCCCAAGCCTAAAGGCTGCATCAAGGTGACAGCAAGCCAAGGACCGGAAAAGACAGTCAGTGAAGTCTCCGAACAGCAAATGGAAACCAGTGCGGCTGAGCCCTCAGAGCCTGGAAGCAAAGCTGAGACAAAGAAGCCCTCAGGAGGGGATGTAAGTGAGCATAGTTTAGAGATTCAGAGTCAGAAGGATTCAGAGATCCAAATGTGTGAGTCTGACCCTCATAAAGAAACTTCTCGGGCTACTCCAGCAGGGAGAGAAAGCCGGGAGGGACCCAAACATCCAACTGGTCCTTTCTTTCCGGTTTTAAGCAAAGATGAAAGCACTGCCCTCCAGTGGCCATCAGAACTGTTAATTTTCACGAAGGCAGAACCCTCCATTTCGTACAGTTGTAACCCTTTGTATTTTGACTTCAAGCTTTCAAGGAACAAAGATGCCAGAGCAAAAGGGACAGAAAAGCCAAAGGACATAGGAGGCTCCTCAAAGGACCATCTCCAAGGCCTTGATCCTAGTGAGCTACATAAAagccaggaggaggaagagagtgtTCAACATTCTTCAGGAGGCAGAATCGATGCACCTGCTTCAGGGGCTGCCTGTAGCGGCCTAAATAAGCAGGAGCCTGGGGGTAGCCATGGATCAGAGacagaagacacagggagaagcctTCCTAGCAAGAAAGAACGATCTGGGAAGTCCCACcgacacaaaaagaaaaagaagcacaaaAAATCCAGCAAACATAAACGGAAACACAGGGCTGACCCAGAAGAGAAAAGCTCTAAGGCAGAATCTGGGGAGAAGTCTAAGAAGCGCAAGAAGCGAAAAcgaaaaaagaataaatcatcAGCCCCAGCAGATTCTGAACGGGGGCCCAAACCAGAACCCCCTGGTAGTGGTAGCCCTGCACCACCAAGAAGACGGCGGCGAGCCCAGGATGATTCGCAGCGGAGATCCCTTCCAGCTGAGGAAGGGAGCAGCGGCAAGAAGGATGAAGGCGGAGGCAGTGGGAGCGCCCAAGATCATAGTGGGAGGAAACACAGGGGTGAACCTCCCGCATCATCCTGCCAGCGAAGAGCTGGCACCAAGCGGAGCAGCCGATCCAGCCATCGAAGTCGACCCAGTAGTGGAGATGAGGACAGTGATGATGCATCATCACGCCGGCTGCACCAGAAGTCTCCATCCCAGtacagtgaggaggaggaggaggaggaggaggaagaggaagagtcGGGCAGTGAGCATTCCCGAAGCCGCTCACGGTCTGGCCGGCACCATTCCTCTCGCCATTCCTCCCGGCGCTCTTACTCCAGTAGCTCAGATGCTTCTTCAGACCAGAGCTGCTATAGTAGACAACACAGTTACTCTGATGACAGCTATAGTGACTATAGTGACCGGTCACGAAGGCACTCCAAGCGCTCCCATGACTCTGATGACTCAGACTACGCCAGCTCCAAGCACCGGTCCAAGCGGCACAAATATTCATCTTCTGATGATGACTATAGCCTCAGTGGCAGCCAGTCCCGAAGCCGATCTCGGAGTCATACCAGAGAGCGCTCAAGATCCAGGGGCCGTAGCCGCAGCAGCAGCTGTAGTCGCAGCCGGAGCAAAAGGAGAAGCCGCAGCACCACAGCCCACAGCTGGCAGCGGAGTCGGAGCTATAGCCGGGACCGCAGCCGCAGCACCCGGAGCCCTTCACAGAGATCAGGCTCCAGGAAGGGATCGTGGGGGCACGAGAGCCCTGAAGAGAGGCGTTCTGGTCGTCGAGACTTCATTCGCTCTAAAATCTACCGCTCCCAGTCTCCCCATTACTTCCGATCAGGCCGGGGAGAAGGTCCtggggagaagaagaaagaagacggCAGAGGAGATGATGGTAAGGGAATAGGCCCACCCTCCCAGAACAGCAGCGTTGGCCCAGGAAGAGGgtcagaaggtgactgcagccctgaagaCAAGAACTCTGTCACTGCCAAGctgctgctggaaaagattcAGTCAAGGAAAGTGGAGAGGAAACCCAGTATGAGTGAGGAGGTGCTGGCCACCCCTAATAAAGCCGGTCTCAAGCTCAAGGACCCCCCACAAGGTTATTTTGGACCCAAGCTCCCCCCTTCTCTTGGCAACAAGCCTGTCCTTCCTCTGATAGGGAAGCTCCCAGCTACCCGAAAGCCCAACGCCAAGAAATGTGAAGAGTCTGGCTTAGAAAGGGGAGAAGAGCAAGAACAGTCAGAGACAGAAGAAGGGCCTCCAGGGAATAGTGATGCTCCATTTGGACATCAGTTCCCCTCAGAGGAGACAGCTGGCCCCTTATCAGACCCACCCCCAGAAGAGCCAAAGTCTGAAGAAGCTACTGCTGATCACCCTGTGGCTCCACTAGGCACCCCAGTGCACTCTGACTGCTATCCTGGGGACCCATCCATCTCCCATAACTACCTCCCTGACCCCAGCGACGGGGACACCCTTGAGTCCCTGGATAGTGGCAGTCAGCCAGGCCCCGTGGAGTCCAGCTTGCTGCCTATAGCATCAGACCTCGAGCCCTTCCCCGGTTACGCACCGCCCAGTGGGGAACCCAGTATTGAGTCAGTTGATGGAGCCGAGGATGCATCCCTCGCCCCACTGGAGAGCCAGCCCATCACCTTCACTCCCGAGGAGATGGAGAAGTACAGCAAGCTCCAGCAGGCCGCACAGCAGCACATCCAGCAGCAGCTTCTGGCCAAGCAGGTGAAGGCCTTCCCCGCTTCGGCCGCCCTGGCCCCAGCCACTCCAGCCTTGCAGCCTATCCACATTCAGCAGCCGGCCACGGCCTCTGCCACCTCCATCACAACTGTGCAGCATGCCATCCTACAGCATCATGCCGCAGCAGCTGCCGCTGCCATTGGCAttcacccccaccctcacccccagccaCTAGCCCAAGTGCATCAtatcccccagccccacctgacCCCCATCTCCTTGTCCCACCTCACTCACTCCATCATCCCTGGTCATCCCGCCACCTTTCTGGCTAGCCACCCCATCCACATCATTCCTGCCTCAGCCATCCATCCCGGGCCCTTCACCTTCCACCCTGTTCCACACGCTGCCCTCTACCCTACCCTGCTGGCTCCCCGGCCTGCTGCAGCAGCTGCAACTGCCCTCCACCTTCACCCACTACTTCACCCCATCTTCTCAGGTCAGGACCTGCAGCACCCCCCCAGCCATGGCACATGA
- the GPATCH8 gene encoding G patch domain-containing protein 8 isoform X4, with protein MGMGRMEMELDYAEDATERRRVLEVEKEDTEELRQKYKDYVDKEKAIAKALEDLRANFYCELCDKQYQKHQEFDNHINSYDHAHKQRLKDLKQREFARNVSSRSRKDEKKQEKALRRLHELAEQRKQAECAPGSGPMFRPTTVAVDEEAGDDEKDESATNSGTSTAAACGLGSEFSTDKGGPFTAVQITNTTGLAQAPGPASQGISFGIKNNLGTPLQKLGVSFSFAKKAPVKLESIASVFKDHAEEGTSDDGTKADEKGADQGLQKVGDSDGSSNLDGKKEDEDPQDGGSLASTLSKLKRMKREEGAGATEPEYYHYIPPAHCKVKPNFPFLLFMRASEQMEGDNSTHPKNALDSKKSSSPKPKGCIKVTASQGPEKTVSEVSEQQMETSAAEPSEPGSKAETKKPSGGDVSEHSLEIQSQKDSEIQMCESDPHKETSRATPAGRESREGPKHPTGPFFPVLSKDESTALQWPSELLIFTKAEPSISYSCNPLYFDFKLSRNKDARAKGTEKPKDIGGSSKDHLQGLDPSELHKSQEEEESVQHSSGGRIDAPASGAACSGLNKQEPGGSHGSETEDTGRSLPSKKERSGKSHRHKKKKKHKKSSKHKRKHRADPEEKSSKAESGEKSKKRKKRKRKKNKSSAPADSERGPKPEPPGSGSPAPPRRRRRAQDDSQRRSLPAEEGSSGKKDEGGGSGSAQDHSGRKHRGEPPASSCQRRAGTKRSSRSSHRSRPSSGDEDSDDASSRRLHQKSPSQYSEEEEEEEEEEEESGSEHSRSRSRSGRHHSSRHSSRRSYSSSSDASSDQSCYSRQHSYSDDSYSDYSDRSRRHSKRSHDSDDSDYASSKHRSKRHKYSSSDDDYSLSGSQSRSRSRSHTRERSRSRGRSRSSSCSRSRSKRRSRSTTAHSWQRSRSYSRDRSRSTRSPSQRSGSRKGSWGHESPEERRSGRRDFIRSKIYRSQSPHYFRSGRGEGPGEKKKEDGRGDDGKGIGPPSQNSSVGPGRGSEGDCSPEDKNSVTAKLLLEKIQSRKVERKPSMSEEVLATPNKAGLKLKDPPQGYFGPKLPPSLGNKPVLPLIGKLPATRKPNAKKCEESGLERGEEQEQSETEEGPPGNSDAPFGHQFPSEETAGPLSDPPPEEPKSEEATADHPVAPLGTPVHSDCYPGDPSISHNYLPDPSDGDTLESLDSGSQPGPVESSLLPIASDLEPFPGYAPPSGEPSIESVDGAEDASLAPLESQPITFTPEEMEKYSKLQQAAQQHIQQQLLAKQVKAFPASAALAPATPALQPIHIQQPATASATSITTVQHAILQHHAAAAAAAIGIHPHPHPQPLAQVHHIPQPHLTPISLSHLTHSIIPGHPATFLASHPIHIIPASAIHPGPFTFHPVPHAALYPTLLAPRPAAAAATALHLHPLLHPIFSGQDLQHPPSHGT; from the exons AGATTGAAAGATCTCAAGCAGAGAGAGTTTGCTCGAAATGTCTCCTCAAGATCCCGCAAGGAtgagaagaaacaggagaaagcCCTACGGCGGCTCCACGAGTTGGCAGAGCAAAGAAAACAAGCTGAATG TGCACCTGGAAGTGGTCCCATGTTCAGACCAACCACAGTGGCTGTAGATGAAGAAGCTGGAGATGATGAGAAGGATGAATCAGCAACAAACAGTGGCACAAGTACCGCTGCTGCTTGTGGCCTGGGATCTGAATTCTCCACGGATAAAGGAGGCCCATTCACTGCAGTACAAATCACTAATACCACTGGGCTGGCACAGGCTCCTGGGCCAGCCTCTCAAGGCATCAGCTTTGGCATTAAGAATAATCTGGGGACCCCACTACAAAAATTGGGAGTGTCATTTTCCTTTGCCAAGAAGGCTCCTGTCAAACTCGAATCAATAGCATCAGTTTTCAAGGACCACGCAGAGGAAGGGACCTCTGATGATGGAACAAAAGCTGATGAAAAGGGTGCAGACCAAGGACTGCAGAAGGTGGGAGATTCTGATGGTAGCAGTAATCTCGATGGTAAAAAAGAGGATGAAGACCCTCAGGACGGAGGGTCCCTTGCCTCAACATTATCtaagttaaaaagaatgaagcgaGAAGAAGGAGCTGGGGCTACAGAGCCAGAGTATTACCACTACATCCCCCCAGCACACTGCAAAGTAAAAcctaattttccttttctgctctttATGAGAGCCAGTGAACAAATGGAAGGTGATAATAGTACACACCCAAAGAATGCCCTAGACAGCAAAAAAAGTAGTTCTCCCAAGCCTAAAGGCTGCATCAAGGTGACAGCAAGCCAAGGACCGGAAAAGACAGTCAGTGAAGTCTCCGAACAGCAAATGGAAACCAGTGCGGCTGAGCCCTCAGAGCCTGGAAGCAAAGCTGAGACAAAGAAGCCCTCAGGAGGGGATGTAAGTGAGCATAGTTTAGAGATTCAGAGTCAGAAGGATTCAGAGATCCAAATGTGTGAGTCTGACCCTCATAAAGAAACTTCTCGGGCTACTCCAGCAGGGAGAGAAAGCCGGGAGGGACCCAAACATCCAACTGGTCCTTTCTTTCCGGTTTTAAGCAAAGATGAAAGCACTGCCCTCCAGTGGCCATCAGAACTGTTAATTTTCACGAAGGCAGAACCCTCCATTTCGTACAGTTGTAACCCTTTGTATTTTGACTTCAAGCTTTCAAGGAACAAAGATGCCAGAGCAAAAGGGACAGAAAAGCCAAAGGACATAGGAGGCTCCTCAAAGGACCATCTCCAAGGCCTTGATCCTAGTGAGCTACATAAAagccaggaggaggaagagagtgtTCAACATTCTTCAGGAGGCAGAATCGATGCACCTGCTTCAGGGGCTGCCTGTAGCGGCCTAAATAAGCAGGAGCCTGGGGGTAGCCATGGATCAGAGacagaagacacagggagaagcctTCCTAGCAAGAAAGAACGATCTGGGAAGTCCCACcgacacaaaaagaaaaagaagcacaaaAAATCCAGCAAACATAAACGGAAACACAGGGCTGACCCAGAAGAGAAAAGCTCTAAGGCAGAATCTGGGGAGAAGTCTAAGAAGCGCAAGAAGCGAAAAcgaaaaaagaataaatcatcAGCCCCAGCAGATTCTGAACGGGGGCCCAAACCAGAACCCCCTGGTAGTGGTAGCCCTGCACCACCAAGAAGACGGCGGCGAGCCCAGGATGATTCGCAGCGGAGATCCCTTCCAGCTGAGGAAGGGAGCAGCGGCAAGAAGGATGAAGGCGGAGGCAGTGGGAGCGCCCAAGATCATAGTGGGAGGAAACACAGGGGTGAACCTCCCGCATCATCCTGCCAGCGAAGAGCTGGCACCAAGCGGAGCAGCCGATCCAGCCATCGAAGTCGACCCAGTAGTGGAGATGAGGACAGTGATGATGCATCATCACGCCGGCTGCACCAGAAGTCTCCATCCCAGtacagtgaggaggaggaggaggaggaggaggaagaggaagagtcGGGCAGTGAGCATTCCCGAAGCCGCTCACGGTCTGGCCGGCACCATTCCTCTCGCCATTCCTCCCGGCGCTCTTACTCCAGTAGCTCAGATGCTTCTTCAGACCAGAGCTGCTATAGTAGACAACACAGTTACTCTGATGACAGCTATAGTGACTATAGTGACCGGTCACGAAGGCACTCCAAGCGCTCCCATGACTCTGATGACTCAGACTACGCCAGCTCCAAGCACCGGTCCAAGCGGCACAAATATTCATCTTCTGATGATGACTATAGCCTCAGTGGCAGCCAGTCCCGAAGCCGATCTCGGAGTCATACCAGAGAGCGCTCAAGATCCAGGGGCCGTAGCCGCAGCAGCAGCTGTAGTCGCAGCCGGAGCAAAAGGAGAAGCCGCAGCACCACAGCCCACAGCTGGCAGCGGAGTCGGAGCTATAGCCGGGACCGCAGCCGCAGCACCCGGAGCCCTTCACAGAGATCAGGCTCCAGGAAGGGATCGTGGGGGCACGAGAGCCCTGAAGAGAGGCGTTCTGGTCGTCGAGACTTCATTCGCTCTAAAATCTACCGCTCCCAGTCTCCCCATTACTTCCGATCAGGCCGGGGAGAAGGTCCtggggagaagaagaaagaagacggCAGAGGAGATGATGGTAAGGGAATAGGCCCACCCTCCCAGAACAGCAGCGTTGGCCCAGGAAGAGGgtcagaaggtgactgcagccctgaagaCAAGAACTCTGTCACTGCCAAGctgctgctggaaaagattcAGTCAAGGAAAGTGGAGAGGAAACCCAGTATGAGTGAGGAGGTGCTGGCCACCCCTAATAAAGCCGGTCTCAAGCTCAAGGACCCCCCACAAGGTTATTTTGGACCCAAGCTCCCCCCTTCTCTTGGCAACAAGCCTGTCCTTCCTCTGATAGGGAAGCTCCCAGCTACCCGAAAGCCCAACGCCAAGAAATGTGAAGAGTCTGGCTTAGAAAGGGGAGAAGAGCAAGAACAGTCAGAGACAGAAGAAGGGCCTCCAGGGAATAGTGATGCTCCATTTGGACATCAGTTCCCCTCAGAGGAGACAGCTGGCCCCTTATCAGACCCACCCCCAGAAGAGCCAAAGTCTGAAGAAGCTACTGCTGATCACCCTGTGGCTCCACTAGGCACCCCAGTGCACTCTGACTGCTATCCTGGGGACCCATCCATCTCCCATAACTACCTCCCTGACCCCAGCGACGGGGACACCCTTGAGTCCCTGGATAGTGGCAGTCAGCCAGGCCCCGTGGAGTCCAGCTTGCTGCCTATAGCATCAGACCTCGAGCCCTTCCCCGGTTACGCACCGCCCAGTGGGGAACCCAGTATTGAGTCAGTTGATGGAGCCGAGGATGCATCCCTCGCCCCACTGGAGAGCCAGCCCATCACCTTCACTCCCGAGGAGATGGAGAAGTACAGCAAGCTCCAGCAGGCCGCACAGCAGCACATCCAGCAGCAGCTTCTGGCCAAGCAGGTGAAGGCCTTCCCCGCTTCGGCCGCCCTGGCCCCAGCCACTCCAGCCTTGCAGCCTATCCACATTCAGCAGCCGGCCACGGCCTCTGCCACCTCCATCACAACTGTGCAGCATGCCATCCTACAGCATCATGCCGCAGCAGCTGCCGCTGCCATTGGCAttcacccccaccctcacccccagccaCTAGCCCAAGTGCATCAtatcccccagccccacctgacCCCCATCTCCTTGTCCCACCTCACTCACTCCATCATCCCTGGTCATCCCGCCACCTTTCTGGCTAGCCACCCCATCCACATCATTCCTGCCTCAGCCATCCATCCCGGGCCCTTCACCTTCCACCCTGTTCCACACGCTGCCCTCTACCCTACCCTGCTGGCTCCCCGGCCTGCTGCAGCAGCTGCAACTGCCCTCCACCTTCACCCACTACTTCACCCCATCTTCTCAGGTCAGGACCTGCAGCACCCCCCCAGCCATGGCACATGA